A genomic window from Chloroflexota bacterium includes:
- the hypE gene encoding hydrogenase expression/formation protein HypE, translating to MTDDGRPTTDSLPNMQGPVCPVPLRHGKKIVMGHGSGGKLMNDLIKNTFLPPLDNPTLRAGNDAGVVAPNACTQLAISTDAHVVSPLFFPGGDIGKLAVCGTVNDVAMMGATPQYLTAGFILEEGVEIETIERVVASMKAAAAEAGVEIVAGDTKVVERGKADGLFITTAGVGTLLPGVEVGGALAQPGDVVMVSGYIGDHGIAVLGARGELGFESDIQSDVAPLNHLIAAILDASDAIHVLRDPTRGGVASTLNEIAVQSEVCITLHEESIPVRPAVAGACEMLGFDPLYIANEGKLIVIAGKNDAQKILDTMRQHPYGSNAVIIGEVVETPARRVLMKTTIGGRRVVDVLAGEMLPRIC from the coding sequence ATGACGGACGACGGACGACCGACGACGGATAGCTTACCCAACATGCAGGGCCCAGTTTGCCCCGTGCCGTTGCGTCACGGCAAAAAAATCGTCATGGGGCACGGCAGCGGCGGCAAGCTGATGAACGACCTCATCAAAAATACTTTTTTACCGCCGCTGGATAATCCCACCCTGCGCGCGGGCAACGACGCGGGTGTCGTAGCGCCCAACGCATGCACGCAACTCGCCATCAGCACCGATGCGCATGTCGTTTCGCCGCTATTCTTCCCCGGTGGCGATATTGGCAAGCTGGCGGTGTGTGGCACAGTCAACGACGTGGCGATGATGGGCGCAACCCCCCAATATCTGACTGCCGGATTTATTCTCGAAGAGGGTGTGGAAATTGAGACGATTGAGCGCGTGGTGGCCTCGATGAAAGCTGCCGCTGCGGAGGCTGGTGTAGAAATTGTGGCAGGGGACACAAAAGTTGTCGAGCGAGGCAAAGCCGATGGGCTGTTTATCACCACCGCGGGCGTAGGCACGCTGCTCCCCGGCGTAGAAGTTGGCGGAGCGCTGGCGCAGCCTGGTGATGTAGTGATGGTTTCAGGCTATATTGGCGATCACGGAATCGCGGTTCTGGGGGCGCGTGGCGAGTTGGGCTTTGAAAGTGATATTCAGAGCGATGTTGCGCCATTAAACCATCTCATCGCCGCAATTCTGGATGCCAGCGATGCAATCCATGTTTTGCGCGATCCAACCCGCGGCGGCGTGGCCTCCACGCTGAATGAAATTGCGGTGCAATCTGAGGTGTGCATTACCCTGCATGAAGAAAGTATCCCGGTACGGCCCGCGGTAGCCGGGGCCTGCGAGATGTTGGGATTTGATCCGCTATATATTGCCAACGAGGGCAAGCTGATTGTGATCGCTGGAAAAAACGACGCGCAAAAGATATTGGATACCATGCGCCAACACCCCTACGGAAGTAATGCTGTCATCATTGGCGAAGTTGTCGAGACGCCAGCCCGGCGCGTGCTGATGAAAACGACAATTGGCGGCAGGCGCGTGGTCGATGTGCTGGCCGGGGAAATGTTGCCGCGCATTTGTTAG
- the hypD gene encoding hydrogenase formation protein HypD encodes MKYITEYRDAELVKGVIKELHKTVTRPWVLMEICGGQTHAIVRHGIDQLLPEQIELVHGPGCPVCVTPLELIDKALAIASRPEVIFTSYGDMLRVPGSQQDLFSIRAAGGDVRVVYSPLDALKIAQDNPDKEVVFFAIGFETTAPANAMTVLQAKALGVKNYSILVSHVCVPPAMHTILGSPHNRVQGFLAAGHVCAVMGYWEYPPIAEKYQIPMAVTGFEPLDIVEGILAAVKLLEAGRVEVANPYSRAVTFEGNLPAQKVIAQIFQECDRKWRGIGTIPMSGWCLRPEYAAFNAELKFNVQAIQSEESPLCIAGEILQGLKKPHHCPAFGKECTPEQPLGATMVSDEGACAAYYKYGRQLEF; translated from the coding sequence GTGAAATATATCACTGAATATCGCGACGCCGAACTGGTCAAAGGTGTGATCAAGGAACTGCATAAAACCGTCACGCGCCCCTGGGTGTTGATGGAAATTTGCGGCGGGCAGACCCATGCGATTGTGCGCCACGGCATCGACCAGCTTTTGCCGGAACAGATTGAGTTGGTACACGGGCCGGGCTGCCCGGTGTGCGTGACTCCTTTGGAGTTGATTGACAAGGCCCTGGCAATTGCCTCCCGCCCGGAGGTGATCTTCACTTCGTACGGCGATATGCTGCGTGTACCCGGCTCGCAGCAAGATTTATTCTCCATCCGCGCCGCGGGCGGGGATGTGCGCGTGGTCTATTCGCCGCTGGATGCGCTCAAAATTGCCCAGGACAATCCCGATAAAGAAGTTGTCTTTTTCGCCATCGGTTTCGAGACCACCGCTCCGGCGAATGCGATGACCGTTTTACAGGCCAAAGCGCTGGGCGTGAAGAATTATAGTATTCTGGTTTCGCACGTCTGTGTGCCCCCGGCGATGCATACGATTTTGGGGTCACCCCACAACCGCGTGCAGGGATTTTTAGCCGCCGGGCATGTTTGCGCTGTGATGGGCTATTGGGAATATCCGCCGATTGCCGAAAAATACCAAATTCCGATGGCAGTGACCGGCTTCGAACCATTGGATATTGTCGAAGGCATTCTCGCCGCGGTAAAACTGCTCGAGGCTGGCCGCGTAGAAGTGGCAAATCCCTACTCGAGGGCGGTTACTTTCGAGGGCAATCTGCCCGCACAAAAAGTGATTGCCCAAATCTTCCAGGAATGCGACCGCAAATGGCGCGGCATCGGCACGATCCCGATGAGCGGCTGGTGCCTGCGTCCTGAATATGCTGCCTTCAACGCCGAATTGAAATTCAATGTTCAGGCGATTCAATCCGAAGAGTCGCCGTTGTGCATTGCCGGAGAAATACTGCAAGGGCTGAAAAAACCGCATCATTGCCCGGCATTTGGCAAAGAATGCACACCCGAACAGCCTTTAGGGGCCACAATGGTCTCCGATGAAGGCGCTTGCGCGGCGTATTATAAATATGGCAGACAATTGGAATTCTAA
- a CDS encoding HypC/HybG/HupF family hydrogenase formation chaperone, translated as MCLGVPGKIVEIYEKGGLKMGKVDFGGVVREACLEYVPEVEVGNYTVVHVGFAISLLSEEDAQASLEILREIVSLEDELGLNLPPIAHRPSS; from the coding sequence ATGTGTCTCGGAGTTCCCGGAAAAATTGTTGAAATCTACGAAAAAGGCGGCCTGAAAATGGGCAAGGTCGATTTTGGCGGCGTCGTGCGCGAGGCCTGTCTGGAATATGTGCCAGAGGTTGAGGTCGGCAACTACACCGTTGTGCATGTTGGTTTTGCGATCAGCCTGCTCAGCGAGGAAGATGCCCAGGCCTCGCTGGAAATTTTGCGCGAGATTGTCTCGCTGGAAGATGAATTAGGGCTAAATCTACCGCCAATTGCGCATCGCCCCTCCTCGTGA